The sequence TAAATGGTGGTGGAGATGAAAATGTTGAGACGTGAGGCTAGCAATCTCATAGTCCTCAAGGTAAGCTACCAGCTATTCGTAACCTAAATATGAAAACTTTCTTGTGTGTTGGTAATCACTTGTCTTTTTTCCTTGTTTAGAATTTATCCCTTATCCATTCAAATGTGAACCGGGGAGTTCATGGCgtaggtttattaaatttatctgGACCAGGACGTTGCATTGAAGCATCGTCTTGTTTTAGCGTTATTTATAGAATCAATGCAAGTAAAACGACAAAAAGAATTTATTTCGGCATCCGTAGATCTACTCTTATATATTTCTACCTAAAGGATTCACAGGTGCGATCCATGATGTACGCCTTTGGTTGTCATGTCTCACATTGACATGCTGCCTAGCTAGCTTTGTACCTGATAAGCAGCACATCTTTTTTAATTTCTTAGCTAttctttttctttcctttttctgGATGTTTACAACTTACAAGCTTCAGTTAATTTCTCTTCATTAGTATTAGTATTATCTTTATTAAGGGACGTTCGATTCTCCATATactaggtagtgtttgagagagcttctaggaagcacttctcagctttttcttcacatcatgtttgataattttttagGACTCTTAGAATTTGACCTtgttctaaaaaaaatttgggttcattttccactttttcattatttatttaataattacttTTAATGGAGACTGAAGCTGTATATTTGTCTGAGATTTGGATTTTTGATTGATGATTGAAcaaaattaaagatattcataCATGCAGCATTAACGAACATATAATTTCCAGTTCTTAGATAATCGTTCTTCATTGAATCGATGGCCTTTGATTTTCTGGAATGACATTCATTCTTTGGCATCATGATCTGTGTACAAAGCTGGGTCGAATTAACTTGCTTCTCTTGCAATCTGAAATTGTGACAAAAACAAATATTAGATTGCCAAAATGTCCTATAAAGGCAGACTCAGGATTTTTAATGGACGGGTAGCTTATATTGTGTTGGTATGTGATGttaatgcatgaaaaatttgtATATTTGAAAGACCTGGAGATAGCTCTCGAGCTTTCTTCTGAGGGCCGCATGCTCCTGCTTTACTTCTTGGAATGCCTTCATGCACCTGCAGTAGTTACATGAATTGCATGCCCAACATAAAAGCTTTtcagttattattattatttttataaaaaaaaaaaatttaagatgtCACATTAGCATCAAGCCACTGTGAATCATATGTGAAATGATGTTGAGCATCATTTCAAATCTAAAACCCCATCTGAAATATAAGTTGAGTTTTTAGTGTGTGTTGAAAGACAACCATGATCTTAAATAGATGAAGTGGTGGAATATATGCTCCACAAAATCCCATATGTATAACACAAGATCACAGTTAATATGTATGGGTTTTAATTGATAGTCAAGTGACATGCATACAACAAAATATCCAATGTTTTTACTAAATATGATTTGTTTCACCTGATTGAGGTAAGACTTAATTAGATGAAATATTGTAATGAAGCTGACAGAAAATACCATACCCTTCAAAGTTTCCAGCCTTGCAGCATTCTTGAAATTGTGTGCATTCTTTTTTAACCTTCTTTGCTCCTATGCTGCAAGAAACAAGAATAATTATGCTAACAAGAAAATTTTTTGCCCATTTTCCTGAATGTGATTAATGCATAATTACCTGGAGCTGCTACCTTTGAATTGATGCATAATGTTATCTAGTTTTTCAAAGTCAAATGGGCCATTATGCCtgtcaaaaaatatttcaaaattgtaTCGTTAATTCTTGTCGATAATGTGAATTTGAGAATCACATTGGAGATGTGCTCACATTGTCAGTTCAATGTTTTTTATAAATCGAGCCGAATCGGAGTAGAATAGGTTTACCACCTCCTCTACAAAAGTAGGATTTGCTTCATCTTGCAAATCTTCCAGTTGAATGAACTGGTCATCCAGATAtccctaaataaaatattaatcataagAAAATCTCTATCCTATTCCAAATGTGACTAAAAAAATatggttttgttttgtttttaatgTGGTGGGACTGGGGTTGGGTGGGTGGGTTCGACCTGATCAAATAGGGCTTTTCTCATGTAGGCAGCTTGACGTTGCCGTTGATTTCTCTCCAttgtgtaaataaataaatagtaaaaaaaagaaaatttttaaaatatatagatatagatagatGTCCTAAATATGTGTGGTATTTATAGGAGTGAGTGAGTGAGTGAAGGAAACCATGTATAATTGAGGCAAAAGATTGTTCCATATTTCCTTTTCGGTTAAAGTTTTacttttgtattttattttttccctcCACAAAATCATTGGTATCCATATCAGTTGGTGTCGTGGTAATTTTTAGATTGTTTGTGAATGTTTATGATGTCTTTTAAGTGCACAAATAGTTAGAAAGATGCATGATACGGTCGAAGGCACATCAATTTACAGAGACAGGAGTCCTAGAATATATTTGTTGGCACCAAGCCAATCATCGGAATCCCCGCAAATTCCAAAAT comes from Henckelia pumila isolate YLH828 chromosome 4, ASM3356847v2, whole genome shotgun sequence and encodes:
- the LOC140860196 gene encoding histidine-containing phosphotransfer protein 4-like; translation: MERNQRQRQAAYMRKALFDQGYLDDQFIQLEDLQDEANPTFVEEVVNLFYSDSARFIKNIELTMHNGPFDFEKLDNIMHQFKGSSSSIGAKKVKKECTQFQECCKAGNFEGCMKAFQEVKQEHAALRRKLESYLQIAREAS